In the genome of Brachypodium distachyon strain Bd21 chromosome 3, Brachypodium_distachyon_v3.0, whole genome shotgun sequence, the window CTccttgccgccggcggtcTTCCGCAGGAAGAACCGCaccagctccgccgcctccccctccccgGCGTCCGCCGCTCCGCGCCGCTTGCCCCTGGCGggcgccgcagcggcggccgccaccgccacgtGACGCGGGGAAGCCAGCTGCGGCCATGGGCTAGACGTGCTTGGGTAGGCGAGCATTTGGGTTTGGATCgaaggaaggaggaagaagagaagagatttCTAGAGTTGCATTGGATTGGCAGCCGCGCCCGGAGAGAGGAGAGCTTCTGGGTTCTGGATAGGGGGGAGGGGATTACTGGGGTTTTGGACGGTTCAGATGGCGGGGTTAGTGGTAGATGGACGGTAGATTTGCACAGAATTAATTAAAAAACTAACAAAAAAGGAACCGGTTTAGGATCGGGGGTATTGAACCCGACGTGAATCGAACACGCAACCTTCTGATCTGGAGTCAGACGCGCTACCATTGCGCCACGGATCCGGTATGCTATCATGTGCTAGTTGGTCATATACAATCAATAACATACAATCAAAATTCGCATTAATATGACAAGTGATGCTGCATTTGTTCGCTACTTATCAGAATAGAGCTTATCTTAGCTTGCTTGATCTCATAATCTGCTTGCAACAGAAGTACTAGCTCAGGTGCACGGTTACGGTTTGTCCGCATGGATGATCAAGATTCAAGAGCAAAGCAACAATTTGGCCAGTTTGCTGGATGCCCGGATGATCAAGAGCAGTATTGTGCAAAACACAGGAGAAATTATCCCAAACGAGGAAGGCAGTTAGGCAGGGAGGCACAGGGACACGGCGCCAAGAAGAACCAGTTAACTTCGTGAGCAGCAGGAATAATAACTCATGCCTGCCGTATGTATTTTCAAGCATAAGTTGGCGACACACCGAAACGAAAATACATAATGCAGCAAGATCTTATTTGCCGGTTGATACCAATGCCACATTCTGGACACATCTATACACACAACTGCATCGGCAGCTATACATGCTGTTAACTTCATCGCCTCAACTTGGGAGCCTTGGGAGGAGGAGCAAACTCGCTATAATTGAGTATTTTTGAATTACAAGATCTCAACAGCAGAAAGCAGAAAGGAATTACAATGGCTTATGCCAAAAAATGATTATGCAATTACTATTTTGTGTAGAAAAAGAATGCCTTCCTCCATCACATTTGCAGGTCTGAAGAAGACCGACGTTCTTGCTGAGTGCTGCAAATCCGTGTGACAGTAATTACTGCAAAAGGATGAGAACCCATCACAGATTAGATTGATGGtataaacaaaataaacaggCAATTCACCTAATTTAAAATGACCGATTGGGAGTTAAGGCTCAAGCTAGGCATTTGAGACTTGTGTTAATGTGGATGAATTTCTCTTGTGGTCTATCTGATTTCTAAAGAGATGCTCTGCAAATTACAATGCCTAAACACATGTAGTAGCCACTTTGCTCTTCGATCAACAAGGCTATGCAATGCGTTCATCTACATGGACTTTGACTCTACAGATAGCAATAAAGTTTGTGTTGCCACGGCAATCAAAAGCTTCTCCCCATTTCTCCTTGGTCTCAGTTCCAGTCTAATTTGCAGATCTTTTGGATACAGTACACAACTTTCTCCTCTGAACTTGACAAAAGATGGACACAACTACAAACACAACACCAATGCAGGAATCAAGTCATTATGTATTTTAACACTCCATCAGATAATGGTACAGAAGGGCAGGTATAGTAGCAGGGACGGCAGAAAAATGAAGGACCTAAAGCATCAAGGGCAACGCGGCGAGGAAGAGAGCCGGTCGATCAGACGTCGAGGGCAACGGAGGGCAACTCGAGCTCGGAGGTGATCTCGGCGATCTGCTTGCGGACGCTCATGTCGATGAGGTTGGAGCTGTCGCGGCCGTACTGCACGGTGAATCCGGCGATGAGGTCCGGGTCGATGCGGGTCTTGATCCGGACGTTGGCGGCGCCGGTGATCTTCTGCACGTGCTGCGCGATCTGGGCGAGGTCCTCGGACTCGAGGTTGACGACGGAGGTGACGGTGGCCTCCTCGGTGCCCGTGAGCGCGTTGTAGGCGGTCTCGAACTCGCGCACGATGAGCGGCATGAGCCCCGCGCGGCTGTTGTCGACGACCACGTTGAGGAAGTTGGACACGTGCGGCTGAAGCTCCGAGGAGGTGGAGATCTCCTCGATGAGCTGCGCCTTCTCGTCGCGGGGCACCGTGGGGTTGTCGAAGAACTCCGAGACGGTCTCCTCGAGGAAGATCTTCTCCAGCTTCTCCATGTCCGACACGGTGGCGTCGAGGGTGCCGTTCTCCATGGCCACCTCGGCCAGCGCCGTCGCGTAGCTCTCGGCGGCCGCGTCCTCGCCGGCTCTGGGCCGGAGGAggtcgccgcggcggcggcggggcggggcgaGGCGGAGGGAAGGGAGGCCCCGGGCCACCGCGCAGGCGAAGGAGGCCGTGcggggcgccgcggcggccgcggaggaaggagatgcGGCCGGGCGGAGCGCGACGGAGGTGGTGAGGCGGAGGGCGGCCATTGCTCGCGTCGTGGAGCGTGAGGCGGGGGAGAGTTGTTGGAGCTCGGGGGCTTGGATTTGGGctgggaggaagaagaggggtTTGGGTGGGGAATGGACGGCGCGCAGAGTTGTCGCGAGATCGGACGGTTGAAGGGCTCCAGGAGTCCTGCCTGGCTGAAGATGTGTGGCTCTTGGAAGGATGAGATGGATAAGAAATGGACGATTGTGTGCCAGAAGGACAGGATAGACTCAGGCGGCCACTTGGGAGTTGGGAATCAACTAAAAGGCTTCTTGTCTTGGTAGTATACTGTACAAAATTGCATCTTCTTCAGAGGCCAAATTCGGGTCAGCAAAGCAGCAGGGCCCAAACCAAAACAGGGTTCAGAAATCGCTGTACAAGTTGACAGGATTCAGAGAACCTAATGTGGAACCACAAAATACACAAGCATCGGATCATTCGAACCGAAAATCAGAATGAAACGAACAAAACCTGCTCTGCAAACGGTTCTCCGGCGTCTCAAAGAATTTGACAGGTTGAAATTGCATTCATAAATGTCTGCTTCAGATTGCTTCTGTTGAAAGAAAAATTGAGTCTTTATCTGTTAGAGAGGATTATAAACCTAAAAGATCCATAAACTAGATCAATGAAAGGCCAAAATGACCTCCATCCTCAACAGAACTACAACAGCAACACAGTTTATAACTGCTATTACTCCACCTGTTGCAGCACACGAAGAACAGACTCATTCAGAGAATATACTTCCCAATAAAATAGAGGAATATACTTcccaataaaaaataattctaAGATGAAATCGCATTGAATAATAAGGTAAAGCTAACTCATGGCCTCGCATCTCATAATTCACTTTGTTGGAGACATGGAACAAATAGAGGAATTCATAGTGGATAGGCTAGAACTGATATGTTTAACAAGTACAGT includes:
- the LOC100828294 gene encoding ATP synthase delta chain, chloroplastic, translating into MAALRLTTSVALRPAASPSSAAAAAPRTASFACAVARGLPSLRLAPPRRRRGDLLRPRAGEDAAAESYATALAEVAMENGTLDATVSDMEKLEKIFLEETVSEFFDNPTVPRDEKAQLIEEISTSSELQPHVSNFLNVVVDNSRAGLMPLIVREFETAYNALTGTEEATVTSVVNLESEDLAQIAQHVQKITGAANVRIKTRIDPDLIAGFTVQYGRDSSNLIDMSVRKQIAEITSELELPSVALDV